From Haloarcula hispanica ATCC 33960, the proteins below share one genomic window:
- a CDS encoding DUF6149 family protein, whose protein sequence is MKIYQNPRHWASKKALTTPGVRSVANYGLVKLHTKIFLGKADEAHREERRDHLDDFFDATMDTYVATLQADYSEAEAREITHIQANFDFYNHGWTEMMEFPADELEAHYERYADFFDAHDITIDDPLGTFRPAGGVTDAPSTPERLDEPEHPHAVGGFADDVYVETEDGEMVVGGGREEPDDVSPTDAPVIDEDDVESAAGD, encoded by the coding sequence ATGAAAATATACCAGAACCCGCGCCACTGGGCGAGCAAGAAGGCGCTGACCACGCCCGGCGTCCGGTCGGTGGCCAACTACGGGCTGGTGAAACTCCACACCAAAATCTTCCTCGGGAAGGCCGACGAGGCCCACCGGGAGGAGCGGCGTGACCACCTCGACGACTTCTTCGACGCCACGATGGACACCTACGTGGCCACGCTCCAGGCAGATTACTCGGAGGCCGAGGCCCGGGAGATAACCCACATCCAGGCGAACTTCGACTTCTACAACCACGGCTGGACGGAGATGATGGAGTTCCCGGCCGACGAACTCGAAGCCCACTACGAGCGGTACGCGGACTTCTTCGACGCCCACGACATCACCATCGACGACCCGCTCGGGACGTTCCGGCCGGCCGGCGGCGTCACCGACGCGCCGTCGACGCCAGAGCGACTGGACGAGCCGGAACACCCCCACGCCGTCGGTGGCTTTGCTGACGACGTCTACGTCGAAACCGAGGACGGCGAGATGGTCGTCGGTGGCGGCCGCGAGGAACCGGACGACGTGAGCCCGACCGACGCGCCGGTCATCGACGAGGACGACGTGGAAAGCGCGGCCGGCGACTGA
- a CDS encoding NAD(P)/FAD-dependent oxidoreductase has translation MSTSHVIIGDGIAGASAAETIREADPDASVTVLTDEGEALYNRILIKEFAKGKLPEAPISIHEPEWYDERDIDLQLNTHVTDIDPDAHEIHTHKGDTYEYDKLLVATGGTPAQLPVENSDADGIHHFWTFQDARGIREHADESDQGIIVGAGLLGIDLAAVCAAQEIDAKYLMRGNRWWRYALSEDGAEIIHEALEENGVEPVFESGVDHFEVDDDGHVTGAVDPDGNHYDGEWAGVAIGLDFNTEFLNGTGLELDDGVVVDEYMQTNVEDIYAAGDLTKFYDTILDSQAQNGAWGSAKEQGSVAGTNMVADAEEKEFRWVSSYSITHFDFPFLSFGHPTRGDDEAERKYSDSEWRRLAFEDGQLIGGVLIGDLSQQSAFKQLIREERQVADKKELLLEKEVDLEEVKAQTPAPAE, from the coding sequence ATGAGCACGTCGCACGTAATCATCGGTGACGGCATCGCGGGTGCGTCCGCAGCCGAGACAATCCGGGAAGCGGACCCGGACGCGTCGGTCACAGTCCTGACCGACGAGGGGGAGGCACTGTATAACCGGATCCTCATCAAGGAGTTCGCCAAGGGGAAGCTGCCGGAAGCGCCGATCTCCATTCACGAGCCGGAGTGGTACGACGAGCGTGACATCGACCTGCAGCTGAACACCCACGTAACGGACATCGATCCCGACGCTCACGAGATCCACACCCACAAGGGGGACACCTACGAGTACGACAAGCTGCTGGTGGCCACGGGCGGGACGCCAGCACAGCTACCGGTCGAGAACAGCGACGCCGACGGCATCCACCACTTCTGGACGTTCCAGGACGCGCGTGGCATCCGCGAGCACGCTGATGAGTCCGATCAGGGCATCATCGTCGGGGCGGGCCTGCTCGGCATCGACCTCGCGGCGGTCTGTGCCGCTCAGGAAATCGACGCGAAGTACCTGATGCGTGGCAACCGCTGGTGGCGCTACGCGCTCTCGGAGGACGGCGCGGAGATCATCCACGAGGCCCTCGAAGAGAACGGCGTCGAACCCGTCTTCGAGTCCGGCGTCGACCACTTCGAAGTCGACGACGACGGCCACGTCACCGGTGCCGTCGACCCCGACGGCAACCACTACGACGGCGAGTGGGCCGGCGTCGCTATCGGCCTCGATTTCAACACCGAGTTCCTCAACGGAACGGGGCTCGAACTCGACGACGGCGTCGTCGTCGACGAGTACATGCAGACCAACGTCGAGGACATCTACGCCGCGGGCGACCTCACCAAGTTCTACGACACCATCCTCGACTCCCAGGCGCAAAACGGCGCGTGGGGCTCGGCCAAGGAACAGGGGTCGGTCGCCGGGACGAACATGGTCGCAGACGCCGAGGAGAAGGAGTTCCGCTGGGTCTCCTCGTACTCCATCACGCACTTCGACTTCCCGTTCCTCTCCTTCGGGCACCCGACCCGCGGCGACGACGAGGCCGAACGGAAGTACTCCGACAGCGAGTGGCGGCGTCTCGCCTTCGAGGACGGACAGCTCATCGGCGGCGTGCTGATCGGCGACCTCTCACAGCAGTCGGCGTTCAAACAGCTCATCCGCGAAGAGCGGCAGGTCGCCGACAAGAAGGAACTGCTGCTGGAGAAGGAAGTGGACCTCGAAGAAGTCAAGGCACAGACGCCCGCACCGGCCGAATAA
- a CDS encoding DUF7124 domain-containing protein, translating to MDGGSGDMTLAFDLDALKQLAYPDSVFNDARQWSEYVGVISEQPTYVVTNFTRKHRIRQDFFSGPRGREESLENVKEQFDTDRHVFVGADDEDADLAETAGWEYLPVTQAAEAADWDLGEPETPDTATDEDEQRDDWP from the coding sequence ATGGATGGCGGCAGCGGCGATATGACACTCGCGTTCGACCTCGACGCCCTCAAGCAACTGGCCTACCCGGACAGCGTGTTCAACGACGCGCGCCAGTGGTCTGAGTACGTCGGCGTCATCTCCGAACAGCCCACTTACGTCGTGACCAACTTCACCCGGAAACACCGGATCAGACAGGACTTCTTCTCAGGGCCGCGCGGCCGCGAGGAGAGCCTCGAAAACGTCAAAGAGCAGTTCGACACTGACCGACACGTCTTCGTCGGCGCTGACGACGAGGACGCCGATCTCGCCGAAACGGCGGGCTGGGAGTACCTCCCCGTCACGCAGGCCGCAGAGGCGGCCGACTGGGACCTTGGCGAACCCGAGACGCCGGACACAGCAACTGACGAGGACGAGCAGCGCGACGACTGGCCGTAA
- a CDS encoding DUF7847 domain-containing protein has translation MALQIGRAFQDGIDELLSERGAMFAGVFIVYGLLSSVVWASLSQAFTELFLGRLPSDAQVNQAAMAGGTPLALDLPLAVAGVGALVLLILNEALNIVAIRAFASDDREPIPDNVGRRLGRTVVVAIAAGILTTIAVGIGLILLIIPGLVFGLLFFFVRQEIALNDSGVIESISNSVSVVIDNLLATFVLAIVLVVLGFVLGGAVSFLPISLPPMVLATVSTVFSSVVSVFSIAVTTVAYLQATGSSYTQDTESIGGL, from the coding sequence ATGGCCCTCCAGATCGGCCGTGCCTTCCAGGACGGTATTGACGAACTACTCAGCGAACGTGGGGCGATGTTTGCCGGCGTATTCATCGTCTATGGATTGCTCAGCTCTGTTGTCTGGGCGTCACTTTCGCAGGCGTTCACAGAACTGTTTCTGGGGCGACTGCCGAGCGATGCACAGGTAAATCAGGCAGCAATGGCTGGGGGTACCCCACTGGCACTCGACCTGCCGCTTGCAGTTGCTGGCGTCGGTGCGCTCGTGTTGCTTATCCTCAATGAGGCGCTGAACATCGTCGCAATCCGTGCCTTTGCCAGTGATGACCGCGAACCGATTCCCGACAATGTGGGCCGACGGCTCGGGAGGACCGTTGTGGTCGCGATCGCAGCCGGCATCCTCACCACTATCGCAGTGGGTATCGGCCTCATTCTACTCATCATCCCCGGACTGGTGTTTGGACTCCTGTTCTTCTTTGTCCGACAGGAGATTGCACTGAACGACAGCGGCGTTATCGAATCAATTAGCAACAGTGTCAGCGTCGTCATCGACAACCTCCTCGCCACGTTCGTTCTGGCTATTGTGCTCGTGGTGCTTGGATTCGTTCTCGGAGGTGCCGTCAGCTTCCTCCCAATCTCGTTGCCGCCGATGGTGTTGGCGACAGTCTCTACTGTCTTCTCAAGTGTCGTCAGCGTCTTCTCAATCGCTGTGACGACTGTCGCGTACCTCCAAGCAACGGGGTCCAGCTACACACAGGATACAGAGTCCATCGGCGGGCTCTAA
- a CDS encoding DUF5815 family protein — protein MAEPRVPGGRESELELACGELVDTHDLHLGMREFACDCGQTHGVVLDPHPLARFVPEFLTEVLHATIETNDDYDEFTTVHLMGVVMEEFPEKVVAADTSEDGSVGFSLAWVSDFDSRRLHEIVVELLVELMEHAISHAEDDDVMAEFEEQMLQFDVDAFVEQYRDERNFDGRSDTAI, from the coding sequence ATGGCTGAACCGCGCGTGCCCGGTGGGCGCGAGTCCGAACTCGAACTGGCCTGTGGCGAACTTGTCGACACGCATGACCTCCATCTGGGGATGCGGGAGTTCGCGTGTGACTGTGGGCAGACTCACGGCGTCGTGCTTGACCCGCACCCGCTGGCACGGTTCGTGCCGGAGTTTCTCACCGAGGTGCTACACGCGACTATCGAGACCAACGACGACTACGATGAGTTCACCACCGTCCACCTGATGGGCGTCGTCATGGAGGAGTTCCCCGAGAAGGTCGTCGCCGCCGACACCAGCGAGGACGGGTCAGTTGGCTTCTCGCTGGCATGGGTGAGTGACTTCGATTCCCGCCGTCTTCACGAAATCGTCGTCGAACTGCTCGTGGAACTGATGGAACACGCAATCAGCCACGCCGAGGACGACGACGTGATGGCGGAGTTCGAGGAGCAGATGCTCCAGTTCGACGTCGACGCGTTCGTCGAGCAGTACCGGGACGAGCGGAACTTCGACGGCCGGTCGGACACCGCCATCTGA
- the carB gene encoding carbamoyl-phosphate synthase large subunit, whose product MTADEDRTILLIGSGPIKIGQAAEFDYSGAQACRALQEEGARVVLVNSNPATIMTDPEMADKVYLEPINTEAISEIIRKENPDGVIAGLGGQTGLNVTAELAEEGVLDEYDVDVMGTPLDTIYATEDRDLFKQRMEDIGEPVPRSTTITLDEGESVTDLDEESLVDRVEAAVDEVGGLPVIARTTYTLGGSGSGVVDEMDELIERVRKGLRLSRNNEVLITESISGWVELEYEVMRDADDSCIIICNMENIDPMGIHTGESTVVTPSQVIPDEGHQEMRDSALKVIRDLGIQGGCNIQFAWHDDGTPGGEYRVVEVNPRVSRSSALASKATGYPIARVTAKVALGKRLHEIDNEITGETTAAFEPAIDYVVTKVPRWPIDKFRDTEFELSTAMKSTGEAMSIGRTFPESLLKALRSSEYNPAADFNEIADAELETEYLEKPTPDRPYAMFEAFCRGYTVEEVVDITDIKEWYVERFKEVADAADAAREGDYETAAQAGFTDQEITALAGGEFNDTHVSWLPADLDEDGGDEPEVEAATDGSGVTVDTVETETTDRDFKLVDTCAGEFEATTPYYYSTRDPLSGIDRDELQIDPDLESVVVVGGGPIRIGQGVEFDYCSVHAVRALEDLGIDAHVVNNNPETVSTDYDTSDGLFFEPVTAEEVADVIEATDADGVMVQFGGQTSVDIGHPLEQELQRRDLDCEIMGTSVDAMDLAEDRDRFNKLMDELGISQAEGGSATSKEEALDLAHDIGYPVLVRPSYVLGGRAMDVVYNDEDLETYIEEAVRVSPDKPILVDEFLADAVELDVDAVADEDDVLIGGVMEHVETAGIHSGDSACMIPPRSQEIKDVMPRIREVVEDIADALDTVGLLNVQLAVRDGEVFVLEANPRSSRTVPFISKTAGVPIAKIAAKVMSGATLSELDVQEQIPEQVSVKEVVLPFDRLPGSDPRLGPEMKSTGEVMGTAGSFGKAYQKAQMAVGKAIPLEGTAIVDLPILGFEEHFDVQDFDDYEDTDAIIDAIQSGEVDLVLSRDRDVLEACVEETVTYFSTHESAEAALEAINSADQPLAVQAIDERPKTQREWGAE is encoded by the coding sequence ATGACAGCGGACGAGGACCGTACAATCCTACTCATCGGCAGCGGCCCGATCAAGATCGGACAGGCGGCCGAGTTCGATTACTCCGGCGCACAGGCGTGTCGTGCCCTTCAGGAAGAGGGTGCCCGCGTCGTGCTCGTGAACTCGAACCCGGCGACGATTATGACCGACCCGGAGATGGCGGACAAGGTGTATCTCGAACCCATCAACACCGAAGCCATCTCTGAGATTATCCGGAAAGAAAACCCCGACGGCGTCATCGCCGGTCTGGGCGGCCAGACCGGCCTGAACGTCACGGCCGAACTCGCCGAGGAGGGCGTCCTCGACGAGTACGACGTGGACGTGATGGGGACGCCACTGGACACCATCTACGCGACGGAGGACCGCGACCTGTTCAAACAGCGGATGGAGGACATCGGCGAGCCGGTGCCGCGCTCGACGACCATCACGCTCGACGAGGGCGAGTCGGTCACCGATCTGGACGAGGAATCGCTCGTGGACCGCGTCGAAGCGGCCGTCGACGAGGTCGGCGGGCTCCCCGTCATCGCACGCACGACGTACACGCTCGGTGGCTCCGGCTCCGGCGTCGTCGACGAGATGGACGAACTCATCGAACGCGTCCGCAAGGGCCTGCGCCTCTCGCGCAACAACGAGGTCCTCATCACCGAATCCATCTCCGGCTGGGTCGAACTCGAATACGAGGTGATGCGCGACGCCGACGACTCCTGTATCATCATCTGCAACATGGAGAACATCGACCCGATGGGTATCCACACCGGAGAGTCGACCGTCGTCACCCCCTCGCAGGTCATCCCCGACGAGGGCCATCAGGAGATGCGCGACTCCGCGCTGAAAGTCATCCGCGACCTCGGCATCCAAGGCGGCTGTAACATCCAGTTCGCCTGGCACGACGACGGCACGCCCGGCGGCGAGTACCGCGTGGTCGAGGTGAACCCGCGTGTCTCCCGCTCCTCTGCGCTGGCCTCGAAGGCAACCGGCTACCCGATTGCCCGTGTCACCGCGAAGGTCGCGCTCGGCAAGCGCCTCCACGAAATCGACAACGAAATTACCGGCGAGACGACCGCCGCTTTCGAGCCGGCTATCGACTACGTCGTGACGAAAGTGCCGCGCTGGCCTATCGACAAGTTCCGCGACACGGAGTTCGAACTGTCGACGGCGATGAAATCCACCGGCGAGGCGATGTCCATCGGTCGGACCTTCCCCGAGAGCCTGCTGAAGGCCCTTCGCTCCTCGGAGTACAACCCGGCTGCCGACTTCAACGAGATCGCCGATGCGGAACTCGAAACGGAGTACCTCGAAAAGCCGACGCCCGACCGCCCGTACGCGATGTTCGAGGCGTTCTGCCGCGGCTACACCGTCGAGGAAGTCGTCGATATCACCGACATCAAGGAATGGTACGTCGAGCGGTTCAAAGAGGTCGCCGACGCCGCCGACGCCGCCCGCGAGGGCGACTACGAGACCGCCGCACAGGCCGGCTTCACCGATCAGGAGATCACCGCGCTGGCCGGCGGGGAGTTCAATGACACGCACGTCTCCTGGCTCCCGGCGGACCTCGACGAGGACGGCGGCGACGAGCCGGAAGTCGAAGCGGCGACGGATGGCTCTGGTGTCACAGTGGACACTGTCGAGACGGAGACGACCGACCGCGACTTCAAACTGGTCGACACCTGCGCTGGCGAGTTCGAGGCGACGACGCCGTACTACTACTCGACCCGGGACCCACTGTCGGGTATCGACCGCGACGAACTCCAGATCGACCCGGACCTCGAAAGTGTCGTGGTCGTCGGTGGCGGCCCCATCCGTATCGGGCAGGGCGTTGAGTTCGACTACTGCTCGGTCCACGCGGTCCGCGCACTGGAGGACCTGGGCATCGACGCCCACGTCGTCAACAACAACCCCGAGACGGTGTCGACGGACTACGACACCTCCGACGGGCTGTTCTTCGAGCCGGTCACCGCCGAGGAAGTCGCCGACGTCATCGAAGCGACCGACGCCGATGGCGTGATGGTCCAGTTCGGCGGCCAGACCTCCGTCGACATCGGCCACCCGCTCGAACAGGAACTCCAACGCCGCGACCTCGACTGTGAGATCATGGGGACCTCCGTCGACGCGATGGACCTCGCCGAGGACCGCGACCGATTCAACAAGCTGATGGACGAACTCGGCATCTCACAGGCCGAAGGTGGCTCGGCAACGTCCAAGGAAGAAGCGCTGGACCTGGCCCACGACATCGGCTACCCCGTCCTCGTGCGCCCGAGCTACGTGCTCGGCGGCCGCGCGATGGACGTGGTGTACAACGACGAGGACCTCGAAACGTACATCGAGGAGGCCGTCCGCGTGAGCCCGGACAAGCCGATTCTCGTCGACGAGTTCCTCGCCGACGCCGTCGAACTGGACGTCGACGCCGTGGCCGACGAGGACGACGTCCTCATCGGCGGCGTGATGGAACACGTCGAGACGGCGGGTATCCACTCGGGCGACTCCGCCTGTATGATTCCGCCACGGTCCCAGGAGATCAAAGACGTGATGCCGCGCATCCGCGAGGTCGTCGAGGACATCGCCGACGCGCTCGACACCGTCGGTCTGCTGAACGTCCAGCTCGCCGTCCGTGACGGCGAGGTGTTCGTCCTCGAAGCGAACCCGCGCTCGTCCCGTACCGTTCCGTTCATCTCCAAGACGGCCGGCGTCCCGATCGCGAAGATCGCCGCCAAGGTGATGTCCGGCGCGACGCTATCGGAACTCGACGTGCAGGAGCAGATCCCCGAGCAGGTCTCTGTCAAGGAAGTCGTCCTGCCCTTCGACCGCCTGCCGGGGTCGGACCCGCGTCTCGGCCCGGAGATGAAATCCACCGGCGAGGTCATGGGCACCGCCGGTTCCTTCGGCAAGGCCTACCAGAAGGCCCAGATGGCCGTCGGCAAGGCAATCCCGCTTGAGGGGACGGCCATCGTCGACCTGCCCATCCTCGGCTTCGAGGAGCACTTCGACGTACAGGACTTCGACGACTACGAGGACACCGACGCTATCATCGACGCCATCCAGAGCGGCGAGGTCGACCTCGTCCTCTCCCGCGACCGCGACGTGCTGGAAGCCTGCGTCGAGGAGACCGTGACGTACTTCTCGACCCACGAGAGCGCCGAGGCGGCGCTGGAAGCGATCAACTCCGCCGACCAGCCACTCGCCGTCCAGGCCATCGACGAACGGCCAAAGACCCAGCGCGAGTGGGGCGCTGAGTAA
- a CDS encoding PAS domain S-box protein — MADAVRVLHVEDDPEFASMTAAFLSRTDDRFDVISATSAKEGLTRLSEEPIDCVVSDFDMPGQDGIEFLESVRAVDEDLPFILFTGKGSEEVASEAISAGVTDYLQKQQGTDQYTILANRIANAVEQYRSQRALDASRKRLSLFIDKSPLGVIEWDESFEVVQVNEKGEEILRRGEADLVGKEFETLVPDSALDAVEETITALQEASGGYYTVLDIETGDGEQIVCEWHNRTIREDGETVAIFSQFREITERRQRQQRIEALHDTTRKLMHAESREAVAELVVETARDLLGLPLSAVFLADESADALRPAAVTDQAQAIIDEHPTFREGDSLVWEVFESGEQRVFDDVSTIPGRYNPDTDISSEILIPLGDHGVLIAASTDAAAFEDASVSLMRTLAANTEEALSRLDRQQELRTLTERHELALEGAELGVWDWNVKTDEVTFDERWADMLGYSLDDLEPSADTWDELIHPEDRERTYEALNAHFDGETEIYECDHRLKTAAGDYRWIRDIGKVFERDENGDPVRAVGIHQDVTDHKERKQALEDTSRKLQVILDTAPTYILMKDTDSRFLFINSAARDLYGIDADESVVGTSDYDILPDHIAEQTHADDQRALEQKETVEVETVIPVDGTERTHLTRKTPILDEDGEPYALCVVATDITEQKRRERELARLTDEYEAVFENTNDAIALVDIEDSADDPTFRYVRTNEAYERQSGFETESLTGQTPIEAAGPDTGRRIADHYERCVSAGETITFEERDLHPTGVWETQVTPIFADGEIDRLVAISRDISDRIEYREQLERQNDRLEEFASIVSHDLRNPLSVLEGSLALARDTGNDEQFDRCYRAIDRMKELIEDLLTLAREGDTVSETEPLALESTVLSCWQAVETSDATLEVTAESTIYADESRVRQLLENLINNAVTHGGPAVTVEVGDLTDSGFYVADDGGGIPAEQHETVFESGYTTTDGGTGFGLAIVKEIAAAHDWSVSVTESDDGGARFEFRGVRQEF; from the coding sequence ATGGCCGATGCAGTACGTGTCCTACACGTCGAGGACGACCCCGAGTTCGCGTCGATGACGGCGGCGTTTCTCAGCCGTACCGACGACCGCTTCGACGTGATTTCGGCAACATCGGCGAAGGAGGGGCTCACCCGGCTCAGCGAGGAGCCTATCGACTGCGTCGTCTCGGATTTCGATATGCCCGGCCAGGACGGCATCGAGTTTCTGGAATCCGTCCGGGCCGTCGACGAAGACCTCCCGTTCATTCTCTTTACCGGGAAAGGCTCCGAGGAAGTAGCCAGCGAGGCGATTTCGGCCGGTGTGACGGACTACCTCCAGAAGCAGCAAGGCACTGACCAGTACACGATTCTGGCCAACCGAATCGCCAACGCGGTCGAGCAGTACCGGTCACAGCGAGCACTGGATGCGAGCCGGAAGCGGCTCTCGCTGTTTATCGATAAGTCACCGCTCGGCGTCATCGAGTGGGACGAGAGCTTCGAGGTGGTTCAGGTCAACGAGAAAGGCGAGGAGATTCTCCGGCGTGGGGAAGCGGACCTCGTCGGCAAGGAGTTCGAGACGCTCGTCCCGGACTCAGCGCTGGATGCGGTCGAAGAGACGATCACGGCCCTACAGGAAGCCAGCGGTGGCTACTATACCGTGCTCGATATCGAGACCGGCGACGGCGAGCAGATCGTCTGTGAGTGGCACAACCGCACCATCCGAGAAGACGGGGAGACCGTCGCGATCTTCTCACAGTTTCGGGAGATCACTGAGCGCCGGCAGCGACAGCAGCGTATCGAGGCGCTGCACGACACGACCCGGAAGCTGATGCACGCTGAGTCACGCGAGGCTGTCGCCGAACTGGTCGTCGAAACCGCACGCGACCTGCTCGGGCTGCCGCTCAGCGCCGTTTTTCTCGCCGACGAGTCGGCCGACGCTCTCAGACCGGCTGCGGTGACCGACCAGGCACAGGCGATCATCGACGAGCATCCGACGTTTCGCGAGGGCGACAGCCTCGTCTGGGAGGTGTTCGAATCCGGCGAACAGCGTGTCTTCGACGATGTCTCCACTATCCCCGGCCGCTACAACCCCGACACCGACATCAGCAGCGAGATTCTGATCCCACTGGGCGACCACGGGGTGCTGATCGCCGCATCAACCGACGCCGCAGCGTTCGAGGACGCATCGGTCTCACTGATGCGGACTCTCGCTGCCAACACCGAAGAGGCGCTTTCCAGACTCGACCGGCAGCAAGAGCTCAGAACGCTCACGGAACGCCACGAACTCGCGCTTGAAGGTGCCGAACTCGGCGTCTGGGATTGGAACGTCAAGACGGATGAAGTCACCTTCGACGAGCGCTGGGCCGATATGCTCGGCTACTCGCTCGACGACCTCGAGCCGTCGGCAGACACCTGGGACGAACTGATCCACCCCGAAGACCGCGAGCGGACCTACGAAGCACTGAACGCACACTTCGACGGTGAGACGGAGATCTACGAGTGCGACCACCGACTCAAGACAGCTGCCGGTGATTACCGATGGATCCGCGACATCGGTAAGGTGTTCGAACGCGACGAGAACGGCGACCCGGTACGTGCGGTGGGAATCCATCAGGACGTGACCGACCACAAAGAACGGAAACAGGCCCTCGAAGACACGAGCCGCAAACTGCAGGTCATTCTCGATACAGCGCCGACGTACATCCTGATGAAAGATACCGACAGCCGCTTTCTCTTCATTAACAGCGCGGCCCGTGACCTCTACGGGATCGACGCTGACGAGTCCGTCGTCGGGACGAGCGATTACGATATTCTCCCGGACCACATCGCGGAGCAGACCCACGCCGACGATCAGCGGGCCCTCGAACAGAAAGAAACCGTCGAAGTCGAGACGGTGATTCCTGTCGACGGGACGGAGCGGACACATCTGACGCGGAAGACGCCGATACTCGACGAGGACGGCGAGCCGTACGCCCTCTGTGTCGTTGCGACCGACATCACCGAACAGAAACGGCGCGAGCGGGAGTTGGCCCGCCTCACCGACGAGTACGAGGCGGTGTTCGAGAACACGAACGACGCCATCGCGCTCGTCGACATCGAGGACTCGGCGGACGATCCGACGTTCCGCTACGTCCGGACGAACGAGGCCTACGAACGACAGAGCGGATTCGAAACCGAGTCACTGACCGGTCAGACCCCAATCGAGGCTGCCGGCCCGGACACCGGCCGTCGAATCGCCGACCACTACGAGCGGTGTGTCTCGGCCGGCGAAACCATCACGTTCGAGGAGCGGGACCTCCACCCGACCGGCGTCTGGGAGACGCAGGTGACACCGATCTTCGCTGACGGGGAGATCGACCGACTCGTTGCTATCTCCCGGGATATCTCCGACCGCATCGAGTACCGCGAGCAACTGGAGCGGCAGAACGACCGGCTCGAAGAGTTCGCGAGCATCGTCAGCCACGACCTCCGGAACCCGCTCAGCGTCCTCGAAGGTTCGCTCGCCCTCGCCAGAGACACCGGCAACGACGAGCAGTTCGACCGCTGTTACCGTGCCATCGACCGCATGAAGGAACTCATCGAGGACCTGCTGACCCTGGCCCGTGAGGGGGACACGGTCTCGGAAACGGAGCCGCTCGCCCTCGAATCGACTGTCCTGTCCTGCTGGCAGGCCGTCGAGACGTCTGATGCCACCCTCGAAGTCACTGCCGAGAGCACGATCTACGCCGACGAGAGCCGCGTTCGCCAGCTCCTCGAGAACCTCATCAACAACGCCGTGACACACGGCGGCCCGGCTGTCACTGTCGAGGTCGGTGATCTCACCGATTCGGGCTTTTACGTCGCCGATGACGGCGGCGGTATCCCGGCTGAACAACACGAAACGGTGTTTGAGAGCGGCTACACCACCACTGACGGTGGCACCGGGTTCGGCCTCGCTATCGTCAAGGAGATCGCGGCGGCACACGACTGGTCGGTGTCCGTGACTGAGAGCGACGACGGCGGCGCACGGTTCGAGTTCCGGGGCGTCAGACAGGAGTTCTGA